In Pseudomonas sp. DNDY-54, a genomic segment contains:
- a CDS encoding helix-turn-helix transcriptional regulator yields MTEILHARLPCLQGFIARPPSPALAAYVQRFWWMEGDGSQAYDEQLLHPDGGSGVIFNFADPLNFDGTQRWPRALIAGPQLASTRLQLAGRVRLMGVRFRPGMGAAMFGIALDELAGLHDADWPRLGLAHLADQLAELDRSAQQAVVERELLRRLKETQASRAPVQQLLAQIAADGGRARLADMLQTVPLGQRQLERLFRHQVGMTPKQFSRIQRVALVRNQLRTGQPLLDTALACGYSDQAHFIHDFKTVVGMTPGQYRLRVMNSSA; encoded by the coding sequence ATGACCGAGATCCTTCATGCCCGCCTGCCCTGTCTGCAGGGTTTTATCGCCCGTCCGCCAAGCCCGGCGCTGGCGGCGTATGTGCAGCGTTTCTGGTGGATGGAAGGCGACGGCTCGCAAGCCTACGACGAACAGCTGCTGCACCCGGACGGCGGCAGCGGCGTCATCTTCAACTTCGCCGACCCGCTGAATTTCGATGGCACTCAGCGCTGGCCGCGGGCCCTGATCGCCGGGCCGCAGTTGGCCAGCACCCGCCTGCAGCTGGCCGGTCGAGTCAGGCTGATGGGGGTGCGATTTCGCCCCGGCATGGGCGCCGCGATGTTCGGCATCGCCCTCGACGAACTGGCTGGGCTTCACGACGCGGACTGGCCCAGGCTCGGACTCGCGCACCTGGCCGATCAGCTGGCCGAGCTGGACCGAAGCGCGCAGCAGGCCGTGGTCGAGCGCGAGCTGCTCCGTCGTCTCAAAGAAACCCAGGCGAGTCGCGCCCCGGTGCAGCAGCTGCTGGCGCAGATCGCCGCCGATGGTGGCCGTGCCCGCTTGGCCGATATGCTGCAGACCGTACCGCTCGGCCAGCGCCAGCTGGAGCGCCTGTTCCGCCATCAGGTGGGAATGACGCCCAAGCAGTTCAGCCGCATCCAGCGCGTGGCGTTGGTGCGCAACCAACTGCGCACCGGCCAGCCGCTGCTGGACACCGCCCTGGCCTGCGGCTACAGCGACCAGGCGCACTTCATCCACGACTTCAAGACCGTGGTCGGCATGACGCCGGGGCAATATCGCTTGCGGGTCATGAACAGCAGCGCCTGA
- a CDS encoding CNNM domain-containing protein: MTLLIAFAVLSILVSFICSILEAALLSLTPSFIAHQKDSRPKLYERLKELKDKVDQPLAAILTLNTVAHTVGATGVGAQVTVVFGNGYVGIASAVMTVLILVLSEILPKTIGARYWRTLAPYLPPLLNGMILVLKPFIYLSDMIMRLVGGKEPEHDIRQEIKALTVIGRENKSLDEDEQRVIRNILDLHEIKVRDVMTPRTVCDYTSPETSIGAFKVQVADSQFSRYPVIGDNESPLGVVFRYDALSATDDEAPVSTIMKPMKVAPEMTSVENLMTQLLRERQHMCLVYDEFGSWRGLVTLEDIMETIIGQPIMDETDDIPNMRRFAKRRWDHRIKRVRES, from the coding sequence ATGACCCTCCTGATAGCGTTCGCTGTCTTATCTATTCTCGTTTCATTCATCTGTTCGATCCTCGAAGCCGCACTGCTCTCGCTAACGCCGAGCTTCATTGCACACCAGAAGGACTCCCGCCCGAAGCTGTACGAGCGGTTGAAAGAACTGAAAGACAAGGTCGACCAACCCCTCGCGGCCATCCTGACGTTGAATACCGTCGCCCACACCGTTGGCGCGACCGGTGTCGGTGCGCAGGTCACCGTGGTGTTCGGCAACGGCTATGTCGGTATCGCCTCGGCGGTGATGACGGTACTGATCCTGGTGCTTTCGGAAATCCTGCCCAAGACCATCGGTGCGCGTTACTGGCGCACGCTCGCGCCGTACCTGCCGCCTCTATTGAACGGCATGATCCTGGTGCTGAAACCCTTCATCTACCTGTCCGACATGATCATGCGGCTGGTCGGCGGCAAGGAGCCAGAGCACGACATCCGTCAGGAGATCAAGGCGCTGACGGTGATTGGCCGCGAGAACAAGAGCCTCGACGAGGACGAGCAGCGCGTCATCAGGAACATTCTCGACCTGCACGAGATCAAGGTCCGTGACGTGATGACGCCGCGCACGGTGTGCGACTACACATCGCCGGAAACCAGCATCGGTGCGTTCAAGGTCCAGGTCGCCGACAGCCAGTTCTCGCGCTACCCGGTGATTGGCGACAACGAGAGCCCATTGGGCGTCGTGTTCCGCTATGACGCGCTCTCCGCCACCGACGACGAAGCGCCGGTCTCGACGATCATGAAACCGATGAAAGTCGCGCCGGAAATGACCAGCGTCGAAAACCTCATGACCCAGCTGCTGCGCGAGCGCCAGCACATGTGCCTGGTCTATGACGAGTTCGGTAGCTGGCGCGGCCTGGTGACGCTGGAAGACATCATGGAAACCATCATCGGCCAGCCAATCATGGACGAAACGGACGACATCCCGAACATGCGCCGCTTCGCCAAGCGCCGTTGGGATCACCGCATTAAGCGAGTTCGCGAGAGCTGA
- a CDS encoding VOC family protein — translation MNPTFHPGRNIAMKVPAHEYGRTVAFYRDTLALEELTPRDADDEQTPRFAFGDKVLWLDCVAGLSQAEIWLEVVTDDLDAASTYLQQQQCARRDEIEPLPEGFRAFWIASPANIIHLISEAARPDGPAAL, via the coding sequence ATGAATCCGACATTTCACCCTGGCCGAAACATCGCGATGAAGGTGCCTGCCCACGAGTATGGGCGCACTGTTGCGTTCTACCGCGACACCCTCGCGCTGGAGGAGCTCACGCCGCGCGACGCGGACGACGAGCAAACGCCGCGCTTCGCATTTGGCGACAAGGTGCTCTGGCTCGATTGCGTGGCAGGCCTCAGCCAGGCAGAAATCTGGCTGGAGGTCGTCACCGACGATCTGGACGCTGCCTCGACCTATCTACAGCAACAGCAATGCGCTCGGCGGGATGAAATCGAGCCCCTGCCGGAGGGGTTCAGGGCGTTCTGGATCGCCAGCCCCGCCAATATCATTCATCTGATTTCTGAGGCCGCCCGCCCAGATGGGCCTGCAGCGCTGTGA
- a CDS encoding esterase-like activity of phytase family protein, with the protein MRTPTRLTRTALSTALTLALLPLAAQAGPSRVEYFERVATFPVYRNLGADEDVSRQTVAEITAVSRDGRTLIYTDSPGERIGLVDIQDPKNPQPAGFVQLEGEPTSVAVHHHFALVAVNTSLSFAQPDGVLAVFDIRNPAQPKRVATLPMGGQPDSIAISPRGRYAAVAIENERDEDLNDGLIPQLPAGFLRIVDLKGQPSRWSTRDVDLTGLAEVAPGDPEPEYVSINDQDVAAVTLQENNHIVLVDLRRGRVLRHFSAGQVDLEGVDVDENDRIQPIGVLTGKRREPDSIAWVGPLLATANEGDYEDAEGAEGGSRGFTLFDYNGKVWHDADVSMEHAFIRAGHYPENRSENKGIEPEGIASASFRKQDFLFVGSERGNAVAVYDVAHPWAPVIHQLLPTGMGPEGILPIPARKLLVVSSEEDSAEDGYRSTLSIYQYGAKRASYPEIRSTDSDLISWGALSGLVADRSQSDRLYAVPDSYYKASRIFSVDTSQTPALIDRQIELSKAGKTVDYDLEGIAQASNGDFWLASEGNGKAKPNLLIRTNALGEVLAEFGLPENVAAQRTSNGFEGVSVVGEGASTRVYVAFQREWKNDPAGKVRIGVFNPSNGEWGFVHYPLDAAAEDAWVGLSELTAIGNGQFLVIERDNQQGPAAQIKRLYRIDLSGLQPAAEGQSFPVVSKTLERNLLPGLKSTGGWVLDKVEGAAVDKLGRLFVVTDNDGVDDASGETRFMRLGTVKR; encoded by the coding sequence ATGAGAACACCGACCCGCCTGACCCGCACTGCGCTATCGACCGCGTTGACCTTGGCCCTGCTGCCACTGGCCGCCCAGGCCGGGCCGTCGCGTGTGGAATATTTCGAGCGGGTTGCGACCTTTCCGGTGTACCGCAACCTGGGCGCGGACGAAGACGTTTCCCGCCAGACCGTCGCTGAGATCACCGCCGTCAGCCGCGACGGCCGCACGCTGATCTACACCGACAGCCCGGGCGAGCGCATCGGCTTGGTCGACATTCAGGACCCGAAAAACCCGCAACCAGCCGGATTCGTACAGCTCGAAGGCGAGCCGACCTCGGTTGCCGTACACCATCACTTTGCGCTGGTCGCGGTGAATACTTCGCTTAGTTTTGCCCAGCCCGACGGCGTGCTGGCAGTGTTCGATATTCGCAACCCCGCGCAACCCAAACGCGTCGCCACGCTGCCTATGGGCGGTCAACCGGATTCCATCGCCATCAGCCCCAGGGGCCGCTATGCCGCGGTCGCCATCGAGAACGAGCGGGACGAAGACCTCAACGACGGGTTGATTCCGCAGCTGCCGGCCGGATTTCTGCGTATCGTCGACCTCAAAGGTCAGCCGTCGCGCTGGAGCACGCGCGACGTCGACCTGACCGGCCTGGCCGAGGTCGCTCCAGGCGATCCGGAGCCGGAATACGTCAGCATCAACGACCAGGACGTAGCCGCCGTCACGCTGCAGGAAAACAACCACATCGTGCTGGTCGACCTGCGTCGCGGCCGTGTGTTGCGCCATTTCAGTGCCGGCCAGGTCGATCTGGAAGGTGTGGACGTAGACGAGAACGACCGCATCCAGCCGATCGGTGTGCTTACTGGCAAGCGCCGCGAGCCGGATTCGATCGCGTGGGTCGGCCCGCTGCTGGCGACTGCCAACGAGGGCGACTACGAGGATGCCGAAGGCGCGGAAGGCGGCAGCCGCGGTTTCACGTTGTTCGACTACAACGGCAAGGTTTGGCATGACGCTGACGTGTCGATGGAGCACGCCTTTATCCGTGCCGGCCATTACCCGGAGAACCGTTCGGAGAACAAGGGCATTGAGCCGGAAGGCATCGCGTCGGCCAGCTTTCGTAAGCAGGACTTCCTGTTCGTGGGCAGTGAGCGCGGCAATGCCGTGGCGGTGTATGACGTCGCCCACCCATGGGCGCCAGTGATACATCAGTTGCTACCAACGGGCATGGGGCCGGAGGGCATTCTGCCGATTCCGGCGCGTAAACTGCTGGTGGTCAGTAGCGAGGAAGATTCGGCCGAGGACGGCTATCGCTCGACCCTTTCGATCTATCAATACGGGGCCAAGCGCGCGTCATACCCGGAGATTCGTTCGACCGACAGCGACCTGATCTCCTGGGGCGCGCTGAGCGGTCTGGTCGCGGACCGCAGCCAGTCCGACCGCCTCTATGCGGTGCCGGACAGTTACTACAAGGCGTCGCGGATCTTCAGCGTCGATACCAGCCAGACACCGGCACTGATCGACCGCCAGATCGAGCTGAGCAAGGCTGGCAAGACCGTCGACTACGATCTGGAAGGCATTGCTCAGGCCAGCAATGGCGACTTTTGGTTGGCCTCCGAAGGCAACGGCAAAGCCAAGCCGAATCTACTGATCCGCACCAACGCCTTGGGCGAAGTGCTGGCCGAGTTTGGGTTGCCGGAAAACGTGGCGGCGCAGCGCACCAGCAATGGATTCGAAGGCGTTTCGGTAGTTGGCGAAGGCGCCAGCACGCGCGTCTACGTAGCCTTCCAGCGCGAATGGAAGAACGACCCGGCCGGCAAGGTACGCATCGGCGTGTTCAACCCGAGCAACGGTGAATGGGGCTTCGTGCACTACCCGCTCGACGCGGCAGCCGAGGACGCCTGGGTCGGCTTGTCCGAACTCACCGCCATCGGTAACGGCCAGTTCCTGGTGATCGAACGCGACAACCAGCAGGGGCCGGCAGCGCAAATCAAACGCCTGTATCGCATCGACCTGAGCGGCCTACAACCCGCTGCCGAGGGCCAAAGCTTCCCAGTGGTGAGCAAGACGCTGGAGCGCAATCTGCTGCCTGGTCTGAAGAGCACCGGTGGCTGGGTGCTGGACAAGGTAGAAGGCGCGGCGGTCGACAAACTGGGCCGTCTGTTCGTCGTTACCGATAACGACGGAGTGGACGATGCCAGCGGCGAAACACGCTTCATGCGGCTCGGGACGGTAAAGCGCTGA
- the dksA gene encoding RNA polymerase-binding protein DksA, with translation MTEAELLAQPADAYMNDAQQAFFRRLLLRQRAELQTRIAEEFQALREQEPSSDPSDIGTAEEQRQWQLRLLEREKKLIDKIDDSLDSLARGEYGWCAETGEPIGLKRLLLRPTTTLCIEAKERQEQREKHQRTA, from the coding sequence ATGACCGAAGCCGAACTTCTCGCACAGCCTGCTGACGCGTACATGAACGACGCTCAGCAAGCATTCTTCCGCCGCCTGCTACTGCGCCAGCGCGCCGAGCTGCAGACCCGCATTGCCGAAGAATTTCAGGCACTGCGCGAACAGGAACCCAGCAGTGATCCCTCCGATATCGGCACCGCCGAGGAACAGCGCCAATGGCAGCTGAGGCTATTGGAACGGGAAAAGAAGCTGATCGACAAAATCGACGATTCGCTGGACAGCCTCGCCCGCGGTGAATACGGCTGGTGCGCTGAAACAGGCGAGCCCATCGGGCTGAAACGGCTGCTGCTGCGCCCCACGACGACCCTCTGCATCGAAGCGAAAGAGCGGCAGGAACAGCGCGAAAAACACCAACGTACTGCTTGA
- a CDS encoding MFS transporter, whose translation MHLLLSNPQVLRLFIAQALFWSCSMTGIIFTAIVGLQLAPAAGLATLPLALLMLGGLLALQPLAGLMQRRGRRVGFLIGALAGVLGGLISALSLWLDSFTLLCLGALPIGAYQASAMYYRFAALEAVSDAFKGRATACVIGGGVLAALIAPTLGHMARDLAGVPFAGTYLLIASLAALGALVLAGLPASSGTNGVQAAPPAVSWQALLARPTIRAAVLTTAAGNGLMILVMNATPLAMHGEGLDLHASGQVIQWHMLGMFLPAFIAGSLVDRFGSRLIACGGGGLLIASAVVALLGVSHWHFLLSSCLLGVGWNLMLVAGTTQLGQGHAASERARAQGLMELSNGSVAAAMSFASGALIAQAGWSAVNLGLLPIVTLVVLVQMGQVWRQKQTV comes from the coding sequence ATGCACCTTTTGCTCAGCAATCCCCAGGTCCTACGCCTGTTCATCGCCCAAGCGCTGTTCTGGTCCTGCTCGATGACCGGGATCATCTTCACTGCCATCGTCGGGCTGCAGTTGGCACCGGCGGCGGGCCTCGCCACCCTGCCGCTCGCTCTGCTGATGCTCGGCGGCCTCCTCGCCCTGCAACCACTGGCGGGGCTGATGCAGCGCCGCGGCCGTCGCGTCGGCTTTCTCATCGGTGCGTTGGCCGGCGTGTTGGGCGGGCTGATCAGCGCGTTGTCGCTCTGGCTCGACAGCTTCACCCTGCTCTGCCTCGGCGCGCTGCCCATCGGCGCCTATCAGGCCTCGGCGATGTATTACCGCTTCGCCGCGCTGGAAGCGGTCAGCGATGCCTTCAAGGGTCGCGCCACGGCCTGCGTGATCGGCGGCGGTGTACTGGCCGCGCTGATCGCACCCACGCTCGGCCACATGGCGCGTGATCTCGCCGGCGTGCCGTTCGCCGGCACCTATTTGTTGATCGCCAGCCTCGCAGCGCTGGGCGCTTTGGTGCTCGCTGGATTGCCGGCGAGCAGCGGAACGAATGGCGTTCAGGCCGCCCCGCCAGCAGTCAGCTGGCAGGCACTGCTGGCGCGGCCGACCATTCGCGCCGCGGTACTGACCACCGCTGCCGGCAACGGCCTGATGATCCTGGTGATGAACGCCACGCCCCTGGCGATGCATGGCGAAGGGCTGGATCTGCACGCCAGCGGTCAGGTCATCCAGTGGCACATGCTCGGCATGTTCCTCCCGGCGTTCATTGCCGGGTCGTTGGTGGATCGCTTTGGCAGCCGGCTTATCGCCTGCGGCGGCGGAGGACTGCTGATCGCCAGTGCGGTGGTCGCGCTGCTCGGTGTCAGCCACTGGCACTTCCTGCTCAGCAGCTGCCTGCTCGGTGTCGGCTGGAACCTGATGCTGGTCGCCGGCACCACCCAGCTGGGCCAGGGCCACGCCGCGAGCGAACGCGCCCGGGCACAGGGCCTGATGGAGCTGAGCAACGGCAGTGTGGCTGCCGCCATGTCGTTCGCCTCCGGCGCATTGATCGCGCAGGCCGGCTGGTCGGCGGTGAACCTCGGGCTGCTGCCGATCGTGACGCTGGTGGTGCTGGTGCAGATGGGGCAGGTCTGGCGGCAGAAGCAAACGGTATAA
- a CDS encoding four-helix bundle copper-binding protein, which produces MLNSNYETCIQACSNCAIVCETCAASCLREDDVKMMARCIELDRDCADLCALAATLMTRDSGLAKEMCRICAQACRECGEECGKHQADHCQACAEACRQCAEACERMAA; this is translated from the coding sequence ATGCTCAATTCCAACTACGAGACCTGTATCCAGGCCTGCTCCAATTGCGCCATCGTCTGTGAAACCTGTGCCGCATCGTGCCTGCGTGAAGACGACGTAAAGATGATGGCCCGGTGCATCGAGCTGGACCGCGACTGCGCCGATCTATGCGCGCTGGCCGCCACCCTGATGACTCGTGACAGCGGCTTGGCCAAGGAAATGTGCCGTATCTGCGCGCAAGCCTGCCGAGAGTGTGGCGAGGAGTGCGGCAAGCATCAGGCGGATCATTGCCAAGCCTGCGCTGAGGCGTGTCGCCAGTGCGCCGAAGCGTGCGAACGTATGGCGGCGTGA
- a CDS encoding YigZ family protein codes for MTFTLAAPCEHHETIRKSRFLAKAAPVASPEEAQAFIQAVSDLSATHNCWAWKIGNQYRFSDDGEPGGTAGRPMLTAIEGQDCDQVVVVVIRWFGGIQLGTGGLARAYGGSAAKCLQSGTRVALVRRDRYACHCRFAELALLKARLGDHDALIESETFDAEGAELVVALPPEQHVHLQQILADISRGRAELRALDAGQTSVS; via the coding sequence ATGACCTTCACCCTCGCTGCTCCGTGCGAGCATCACGAAACGATCCGCAAGAGCCGTTTTCTCGCCAAGGCGGCACCGGTGGCCAGCCCGGAAGAAGCCCAGGCATTCATCCAAGCCGTCAGCGACCTGAGCGCCACGCATAACTGCTGGGCCTGGAAGATCGGCAATCAGTATCGCTTCAGCGACGATGGCGAACCCGGCGGCACGGCCGGCCGACCCATGCTCACCGCAATCGAGGGGCAGGATTGCGATCAGGTCGTTGTGGTGGTGATTCGCTGGTTTGGCGGTATTCAGCTAGGGACGGGGGGCTTGGCGCGCGCGTACGGCGGCTCGGCCGCGAAGTGCCTCCAGTCAGGAACTCGCGTTGCGCTGGTGAGGCGGGATCGCTACGCCTGCCATTGCCGTTTCGCGGAGCTGGCTCTGTTGAAGGCTCGCCTCGGTGACCATGACGCCTTGATCGAAAGCGAAACCTTCGATGCCGAGGGCGCCGAGCTGGTTGTGGCGCTGCCGCCTGAGCAGCATGTTCACCTGCAACAAATCCTCGCCGACATCAGCCGCGGAAGGGCCGAACTGCGTGCACTTGACGCGGGACAAACGTCAGTCAGTTGA
- the zigA gene encoding zinc metallochaperone GTPase ZigA — translation MNRLPVTVLSGFLGAGKSTLLNHILKNRDGRRVAVIVNDMSEINIDGAVVQRDVSLNRAEEKLVEMSNGCICCTLREDLLEEVAKLAREGRFDYLLIESTGISEPLPVAETFTFRDSHGQSLNDVARLDTMVTVVDGVNFLRDFHDAESLASRGEILGEDDERSITELLIEQVEFADVILISKIDLISSAERNELTAILGRLNTHADILPMSMGNVPLAKILGTQRFDFERAAQAPGWLKTLRGEHVAESEEYGIASTAYLARRPFHPQRFHDFLNRDWSNGRLLRSKGYFWLATRPQEAGSWSQAGGLMRYDYAGRWWRFTPDAQWPDDEETRASIRSKWDAECGDCRQELVFIGQHIDFNRLCAELDQCMLTDTEWNLGVEHWQHMPDPFGPWYQDPE, via the coding sequence GTGAATCGGCTTCCCGTTACCGTGCTGTCCGGCTTTCTGGGCGCCGGGAAAAGCACCCTGCTCAACCACATCCTGAAGAATCGCGATGGCCGCCGGGTGGCGGTCATCGTCAACGACATGAGCGAAATCAACATCGACGGCGCTGTGGTCCAGCGCGACGTCAGTTTGAACCGCGCCGAGGAAAAGCTGGTAGAGATGAGCAATGGCTGCATTTGCTGCACGTTGCGCGAGGACCTGCTCGAAGAAGTCGCCAAGCTGGCCCGTGAAGGCCGCTTCGACTATCTGCTGATCGAGTCCACCGGCATCTCCGAACCATTGCCGGTCGCCGAAACCTTCACGTTCCGGGACAGCCATGGCCAAAGCCTCAACGACGTGGCGCGACTGGACACGATGGTCACGGTGGTCGACGGGGTAAATTTCTTGCGCGACTTCCATGATGCCGAAAGCCTGGCCAGCCGCGGTGAGATCCTCGGCGAAGACGATGAACGCTCCATCACCGAGCTATTGATCGAGCAGGTCGAGTTCGCTGACGTCATCCTGATCAGCAAGATTGATTTGATTTCCAGCGCCGAGCGCAACGAACTCACCGCAATTCTGGGCCGGTTGAACACCCACGCTGACATCCTGCCGATGAGCATGGGCAACGTACCGCTAGCGAAAATCCTGGGGACGCAGCGGTTCGATTTCGAGCGTGCCGCGCAGGCGCCGGGCTGGCTCAAGACGTTGCGCGGCGAACATGTGGCAGAAAGCGAGGAATACGGCATCGCATCAACGGCGTACCTAGCGCGTCGACCCTTTCATCCGCAGCGTTTCCACGACTTCCTCAACCGTGATTGGTCCAATGGCCGACTGCTGCGGTCAAAAGGCTACTTCTGGCTTGCAACCCGCCCCCAGGAAGCGGGCAGCTGGTCGCAGGCCGGAGGGTTGATGCGTTACGACTATGCAGGTCGCTGGTGGCGATTCACGCCTGACGCTCAATGGCCGGACGACGAGGAGACGCGGGCATCGATTCGGAGCAAGTGGGACGCCGAATGCGGCGATTGCCGTCAGGAGCTCGTGTTTATCGGGCAGCACATCGACTTCAACCGGCTTTGTGCTGAGCTTGATCAGTGCATGCTGACTGATACCGAGTGGAACCTTGGCGTCGAGCACTGGCAGCACATGCCAGATCCTTTCGGGCCTTGGTATCAGGACCCTGAGTAA
- a CDS encoding GFA family protein, producing the protein MKQSGSCLCGEIRYEIDGPLTDVLNCHCSMCRKLHASAFRTRAKVRSADWKTLVGEELIKFYESSPGEYKGFCSNCGSSLYTKFDANPEVYGFPLGTLDTDPGVEAQRHVYVDSKAPWFQITDDLPQHAEYD; encoded by the coding sequence ATGAAGCAATCAGGCAGCTGTCTCTGTGGTGAAATTCGATACGAGATAGATGGCCCCCTTACGGATGTTTTGAACTGTCATTGCTCGATGTGCCGCAAGCTGCATGCGTCTGCTTTCAGGACGCGCGCCAAGGTGCGCTCTGCGGACTGGAAAACCCTCGTAGGCGAAGAGTTGATCAAGTTCTATGAGTCGTCGCCCGGTGAGTACAAAGGGTTCTGCTCGAATTGCGGTTCCAGCCTGTACACCAAGTTCGACGCCAACCCCGAGGTGTACGGTTTCCCACTCGGAACACTCGACACCGATCCAGGCGTCGAAGCCCAGCGGCATGTGTATGTCGATAGCAAAGCGCCGTGGTTTCAGATTACGGATGATTTGCCGCAGCATGCCGAGTACGACTGA
- a CDS encoding GlxA family transcriptional regulator, translating to MDTTRTVACLIYPDVMSLDVTGPMQVFASANVERQRQGLPMHYELVLLGAAAGPVATSAGLKLVADASWAGRDPATLDTLLIPGVVGVDKPKHDQPLLDWLRAAEPRVRRLGSVCSGALILAEAGLFDGRKATTHWADLAALSEYPAIEVQGDRLHTYDPTDPQAAHLFSSAGVTAGIDLALALVEADLGRALALAVAQRLVMFLRRPGGQTQFSPMLAAPSGSVARLAALLEWIPGHLGDDLSIEALAAQAHMTPRTLCRLFSQETGMGPGQYIERVRLEAARNLLLDAQASIATVARLTGFGHPENLRRSFQKHLSVSPRDFFQRFG from the coding sequence ATGGACACCACCCGCACCGTCGCCTGCCTGATCTACCCGGATGTGATGAGCCTGGACGTCACCGGTCCGATGCAGGTGTTCGCCTCGGCCAACGTCGAGCGGCAGCGCCAGGGCCTGCCAATGCATTACGAGTTGGTGCTGTTGGGTGCCGCCGCCGGGCCGGTCGCCACCTCGGCGGGGCTGAAGCTGGTGGCGGATGCCAGCTGGGCCGGGCGCGATCCCGCCACGCTGGACACCCTGCTGATCCCCGGTGTTGTCGGCGTGGATAAGCCGAAGCACGACCAACCGCTGCTCGACTGGCTGCGGGCCGCCGAACCCAGAGTGCGCCGCCTGGGCTCGGTCTGTTCCGGCGCCCTGATCCTGGCCGAGGCCGGGCTGTTCGACGGGCGCAAAGCGACCACGCACTGGGCGGACCTCGCTGCGTTGAGCGAGTACCCGGCCATCGAGGTGCAGGGTGATCGCCTGCACACCTACGACCCAACCGATCCACAGGCGGCGCATCTGTTCAGCTCGGCGGGCGTCACTGCCGGTATCGACCTGGCGCTGGCCCTGGTCGAAGCCGATCTCGGCCGCGCGCTGGCGCTGGCAGTCGCCCAGCGGCTGGTGATGTTTCTGCGCAGGCCCGGCGGGCAGACCCAGTTCAGCCCAATGCTGGCCGCGCCGAGCGGCAGCGTGGCACGCCTCGCCGCCCTGCTGGAATGGATTCCCGGGCACCTGGGCGACGACCTGTCCATCGAGGCGCTGGCCGCCCAGGCGCATATGACGCCGCGCACCCTGTGCCGTCTGTTCAGCCAGGAAACCGGAATGGGGCCAGGCCAGTACATCGAGCGAGTGCGCCTGGAAGCCGCGCGCAATCTGCTGCTCGACGCCCAGGCCTCGATCGCGACGGTGGCGCGGCTGACCGGCTTCGGCCATCCGGAAAACCTCAGGCGCAGCTTTCAGAAACACCTTTCGGTCAGCCCGCGGGACTTCTTCCAGCGCTTCGGCTGA
- a CDS encoding carboxymuconolactone decarboxylase family protein, with amino-acid sequence MRMNYQTAAPDVMTAMIGLETYLARQSRREDGVDKPLMELVKIRVSQINQCAFCIDMHTKDARALGETEQRIYALSAWRETPFFSERERAALAWAEANTLLPHGISQALFEKTREYFSEPQLANLTLAIATINAWNRFSVSFAPVPGSYQPT; translated from the coding sequence ATGCGCATGAACTACCAGACCGCCGCCCCCGACGTGATGACCGCCATGATCGGGCTGGAAACCTACCTGGCGCGGCAGAGCCGTCGCGAGGACGGCGTCGACAAACCGCTGATGGAGTTGGTGAAGATCCGCGTCTCGCAGATCAACCAGTGCGCGTTCTGTATCGATATGCACACCAAGGACGCTCGCGCGCTGGGTGAAACAGAGCAGCGCATCTATGCGCTCAGCGCCTGGCGCGAAACCCCGTTCTTCAGTGAGCGAGAACGCGCCGCACTGGCCTGGGCCGAGGCCAATACGCTGCTACCGCACGGCATTTCGCAGGCGTTGTTTGAGAAGACGCGTGAGTACTTTTCCGAGCCGCAACTGGCCAACCTCACCCTGGCTATCGCGACAATCAATGCGTGGAATCGCTTCAGTGTCTCGTTCGCGCCCGTGCCGGGCAGCTATCAGCCGACCTGA